Within Serratia odorifera, the genomic segment GACGACACAGCGCGATCACTTTCTCGTCGGTGTCATCATCGTTCAGCGTGGTTAAATCCATTAAATTCAGCGCACGTTGCGCTGCGGCGGTTAATTCGGTCATAAAACTCTCCAACTGAGTATCTTGCCGTTGGCGAGCGGACTTGGTTCCATGAAGATAGCGCGGGGCAATGATTCCCCTCGCGGCAACTGAGATCCTTCTCACCGCAGATGTAATAGCTATTTGAACACGCTCCCTGGGGGAAAATCGTGTTCGGATTCACATTCTATGAAATAACACTGTAACAGGCCGGAATTATATGTGAATAACATCACAAAAGAACGCGATATCGTTCACAAATTCGCTAAGGATTCGTGCCGGGATAACGGGCGCCCAATCGGACGCCCGTAACAGAGTTTAGCTTAAAGCGCCAGGAAGAACCCGGCGATGGTGGCGCTCATCAGGTTAGACAGCGTACCGGCCGCCACCGCTTTCAGACCAAAGCGCGCTATATCGTGGCGACGATTCGGCGCCATGCTGCCCAGACCACCCAACAGGATCGCCACCGAGGACAGGTTGGCAAAACCGCACAGCGCAAACGAGATGATCGCTTTGGTATGGGCAGAAAGCACCTGCAAGCCTTCGGCAGCCACCACGTCGTCCGGGCGCAGATAGGCGCCGAAGTTCATGTAAGCCACAAATTCGTTGACGATAATCTTCTGGCCGATAAACGAACCGGCGGTCATCGCCTCATGCCACGGCACGCCGATCAGGAAAGCAATCGGTGAGAAGATCCAGCCAAGAATCAGCTCCAGCGACAGTTGCGGATAGTCGAACCAGCCGCCGATACCGCCAAGGATGCCGTTCAGCAAGGCGATCAGCGCAATAAACGCCAGCAGCATGGCACCGACGTTCAACGCCAACTGCATACCGGACGCCGCACCGGACGCTGCCGCGTCAATGACGTTGGCCGGACGGTCGTCTTCAGCGATCAGCTTCATCGCATCGTCTTTATCGTGGGTTTTCTCGGTTTCCGGCACCATCAGCTTGGCGAACAGCAAGCCACCTGGCGCAGCCATAAACGAAGCGGCAATCAGGTATTCCAGCGGTACGCCCATCTGCGCATACCCCGCCAGCACCGAACCGGCCACCGAGGCCAGGCCGCCACACATGACGGTAAACAGTTCAGACTGGGTCATGGTGGCAATATACGGACGCACCACCAGCGGCGCTTCGGTCTGGCCAACAAAGATATTGGCGGTTGCCGACAGCGATTCGGTGCGCGAGGTGCCGAGCAGTTTTTGCAGGCCGCCGCCGAGCACGCGGATCACCAGTTGCATGATGCCCAGATAATACAGCACCGCAATCAGCGAGGAGAAGAACACGATCACCGGCAATACCCGCAGGGCGAAGACAAAGCCGCCGCCGCCGAACACCTCGAACATCTTGTCGGAAACCAGCCCGCCAAAAATAAAGGAAATGCCCTGATTGCCATAGGCGATCACGTTAGCCACGCCGGCCGACATGCCGCCGAGCACCGCGCGCCCCACCGGCACATACAGCACCAGCGCGCCGATGGCTATCTGAAGAACAAATGCCCAGGCAACGGTGCGCAGATTAATCGCGCGACGGTTGCTGGAGAGCAGTACCGCAATCGCGATCAGCGCCGCCATGCCGACCAGGCTCATGATGAGTTGCGTGTAAAGTATCCCTGTTGCGAATAAAGTAATGCATCCCTGCCAAAGAGGAACACAGGGTTGCTTATGAATGTTTTCGGGGTGTGATTATACGGAGCGGGACGATACCCGCACCGATTCATATCACAAAAATATACAACCAGACGCAATAGAAAACATCATTACGTGACATTCATCACGGTTTAATCCTTCCGCATAACGTCAACTCGCCAGCCCTGATTGGCTACAGCGCCTGGTCCTTGATGCGCTTGTGTTCATCGGGGACGATCTCCGGTTGCGACTTGATATAGTCCACCACCGCGGCTGTCGCACCGCTGCCGGGAAGCGTCCTGATATTCCGCCCTTCGGTAAAGGCGCTGAATCCATCTCCCCCGGTCGCCAGGAAAGAATTCACCACAATCGGATACCAGGCGTCATCCTTGAGCGGCTGCCCCTGCACCGTTAGCGAGACGATGCGCTGATTGAGCGGCTTGCGGCTATCGTATTCCATCTCGATACCTTTCGAGACCTGCAGAATGCCATTGGTCAGATTTGCCGCATGATTCATTAGCCAACGTAGCTGTTTGCCGTTGATTTCCATATAGCTTAAATCGTCCGGGAAAGGGAACATGGTGATGATATCACCCAACTTGATTTCCCCTTGAGCAAGCTCACTTCTCAAACCGCCGCTGTTGACAAAGGCAAGCTGCGCCCGTGGTTCCGCGGCCAAAAAGGCATCGCCAACCATATTGCCAGCGGCGGAAGACTCGCCATAAGAGCGCGTCAACTCTGCGCTGGCGCTGCCGATTTTCTGCTGGGTGATCTGCTTTAGCTTATCCGTCCATAGCGCGACCTTCGCCGCCGTTGCCGGGTCAGGCTCCACGTCACCATCGTAAATATTGATCAACTTGCCTTGATAGCCAGCGATCTTTTTAGTTTTATCGTCAATATTCAACACCAATTTGCCCAGATCGATACCATAGGCATCGGTGGAAACAATCAAGGTATTATTGACTTTGATCGGTTCCGGCGTGCCAACGTGCGCATGCCCGGTAATAAGAACGTCCAATCCCTGCACCTGCTTTGCCAGTTCAATATCCTTGCTTAACAACCGGGTTACGTCTGCCGAACCAAAACTGGATTGCCGCGCCGGTACGCCTTCATGGATTAATAATACGGTAACGTCCACCTTGTCGCGAATCTGCCCAAGATACTTATTGAGGTATTCCACTTCGTCGCGCATCTCTACGCCAGCGCGCATATTCTTATTTACCGTATCGTAGAAAGCGAATTTGCCATGCAGGCCAATCACGCCAACCTTGATGCCGGCTTTTTCCAAAATAACCCATGGTTTATCCCACACCGGTTTATCACTGTTCTCATAAAACAGATTACCTAATAGCACCGGAAAAGTGGCTTTGCTCAACTGCTCAATCATATTGGGTACGCCATGATCAAACTCATGATTACCGATGGACACGGCATCAAACGACATTTGATTCATTATATCAATGATGGCTTCCCCCTGCGTTAGCGTGCTGATATACGGCCCGGTAAAAAAATCTCCGGCATCAAACAAGAAGACGCCATCATCTTTGGCTTTGGCCTGTTTGACAATGCTGGCGATATTGGCGAACCCCCCGACTTTTTTATCTTTACTGACATAGGGGGCTTTAAAAGGAAGTACATTAGCGTGTAAGTCGTTAGTGTGATAAATAGTGATGTCGGCTGATAATACCGAACCGCTTGCTAAAAACAATCCCATTATTAATACACTAAAAGCTTTAATTCTTCTCATTGCATATCCTCCATGAATTATTAAACTTTAACTCTTAGCCACACTAGTCAATATCACCGTCGGTTTCTGTGAGCTACAGCCTGATTTATAAAATCACAGTGAGGGATATCGATAAATATTCCAGCGCCTGGTTGCGGATATTCCTGAAAATAATTCATTCGCTGATTGAAATTTAAATAAAGAATATTAGCGATGTAATTAAAGACCTGCTACCAACCAGTTCTTATAATTAAAATATTGGATATATTGACCGGTTTTTTTATTGAAAATATCCATATTGGCTAAACCCGTTCTCGCCGTTGCATTTCCGTCGCTGTGCCAGTCGGCGGGCAGTTTCTTGCTGCGGCAGCGGTCACAAGCGAGGAGTCGACATAGCCTTGCCGCCATGACCTAACGTTGCAACAATACCGGCTGATTGCTGAAATGGCCGGGATCGTAAAAAGTACACGCAACAATTGCCGGACTTCCCCCACATCCCCCTAGCCCCCAACCGCCCTTTCCCTACAATAAGGGATCTGTTGAGGCATAACGCAAGGAAAGACGGTGTCGAAAGCCAATCCCAATGCCACCATCGTGGACATCGCCCGCCGTGCCAGGGTGACCAATATCACCGTTTCCCGCGCCTTCAATAAGCCCGAGCTGGTCAAGCCGGAAACCCGTGAACGCATTCACGCCATCGCCAAAGAGCTGAACTACGTGCCCAATGCCTTCGCACAGGGGCTAAAGAGCAGCAGCAGCCAGATTATCGGCATCGTCACCAGCAGTATGTATAACCCGTTCTATTCCGGCCTGATCAAGACCGTGTCGCGCATCGCGCGCCAGCAGGGTTACCAGATCATGCTGTTCGACACCGACGGCAGCGAAGAGGCGGAAATGCGCGCCATTCAGGCGCTGTTCGGCTACAAGGCGCGCGGCATCCTGTTATCGGCGGTGCGCGATGACAAGCATTATCGTCCCGCCTATCTGGAACTGGCCGAGGTGTACGGCATCCCTCTGATTCTGCTCGATCGCGATCTCTACGATCAGCAACTGAGCGGGGTGTTCCTCGACAACCGCGAGATCGGCATCCTCGCCGGCCGCTATCTGGCGGAGCAACCGGAGAAAAAACTGCTGATTATCGGCGGCCCCGCCGACTCGGAGATCACGTTGACGCGTACCGCCGGCATCGTTGCGGCGCTGAAAGGGCGTGGCCGCGAACTACATATCATCAACGGCGACTACGATTTCATGTCGCAGGAAAGCGAGGTGCGCACCTATCTGGCCCAGCCGGAGAACCGCCCGGATTACATCATCGGCCTGAACGGCATCATCACGCTGGGCGCCATCGCCATCTGCCACGAAATGGGCCTCTATCAGCAGGTGAAGTTCTTCTCGATCGACGAACCGCCGCGCGCCGGCGCTTACGGCCTGCACATTCCCGGGGTGTATCACGATACGCAGAAACTGGGGGAGATCGCCGCGGAGCTGCTGTTTAGCGCAATCAACAGCCCGCGCGGAGAGCTGCCGGTGCGCAGAGAGTTCTTCACCGGCTCGCTGTTGAATCGCTGACGGGCGTTATTGCCCGTAGTAAGCGTGTTTGCCGTGCTTGCGCAGGAAATGTTTGTCCAGCAGCGCCGGCTGCATCGGGGCGATCGCCGGCACCAGTTGGCGCGTCGCCATCGCCATCGCGGCGACCTCCTCCAGCACCACCGCGTTGTGCACCGCATCCGCCGCGTCCTTGCCCCAGGCGAACGGCCCGTGGGAATAGACCAGCACCCCTGGCACCTGCTGCGGATCGCGCCCGCTCTGTTGGAAAGTTTCGACGATCACCTTGCCGGTTTCCTGCTCGTAATCACCGGCGATCTCCGCCTCGCGCATCGGCCGGGTGCAGGGAATATCGCCGTAAAAATAGTCGGCGTGGGTGGTGCCGAGCGCCGGGATCGGCTGCCCCCGCCTGCGCCCAGATGGTGGCGTTGCGGCTGTGGGTATGCACCACGCCACCGATATCGCCGAAGGCGCGGTATAACGCCAGATGGGTCGCAGTATCGGACGAGGGTTTGCAATGCCCTTCCCGCACCTTGCCGTCCAGATCCACCACCACCAGATCCTCCAGCGTCATCGCCTGATAGGCGATGCCCGAAGGCTTGATCACCACCAGCCCGCGTTGGCGATCGATCGCCGAAACGTTGCCCCAGGTAAAGGTCACCAGCCCATATTCCGGCAGGCTGAGATTGGCGGCCAGTACCTGCCGCTTGAGTTCGTTCAGCATGCGATTCCTCCGCTGATCATCTGTTGTTCAATCCAGGCCTTGGCCTGGGCGATGCGCTGCTTATCCTGTCCGTCTTCACGCGCCCACATCTCCAGCAGGTAGGGGCCACGATAGCCGAGCGTATTGAGTACCGAAAAGGCGTGGGCGAAATCCACGCACCCTTCGCCAAACGGCACGTCGCGAAACTGCCCGGCGCTGCCCGGCCCCACCGCAATCGTGTCTTTGAGGTGGATGGCGGTGATACTGCCAATGTCCAATGCCAGCTCGGCGGCGATATCGTTGCCCCAGGCGCTGAGGTTGCCAAGGTCGGGATACACCGTGAACCACGGGCTGTTGACGTGGCGCGCAATGTCGCGCCATTTGCTGATGCTGTTGATAAACGGCGTGTCCATCACTTCCACCGACAGCATCACCTGTGCTCTGCCAGCCTGCGCCACCGCCCACTGCATGCCCTCGATAAAGCGTGCACGGCTGTGACGGTCGGCGGGTTCGTAATAGACGTCGTAACCCGCCAGTTGGATGTTGCGAATGCCGAGATCCACCGCCAGATCCAGCGCCTTGATCAACAGCACCCGCGCCCGTTCACGGGTGGCCACGTCGGCGCTGCCGAACGGATCGCGCCGGTGTGCCGACAGACACAGGCTCGGTACCGTCACCCCGCTGTCGAGACGCGCCTGAATAAACGCCAGTCGCTGACTGCGATCCCAATCCAGACGCTGCTGGCGCGCCGGCTGTTCGTCGATCGACATCTCCACAAAATCAAACCCCAGCTCCGCGGCGATCGCCAGCCGCTGCGGCCAGCTCAGATTGGCGGGCAGCGCTTTTTCATACAATCCCAGACAGGCGACGTTAGTTGTTTGCATCATTGACCTCATTCAAAGCCTGGGCGACCGCCAGATAGCGCGCCTGCTGGGCGCGCAGACGCCGATGGGCGGCGGGCGCGGGATAAAAACAACGCAGCTTGGGCGGCGCGGCGGCGATCGCTTCGGCGAAGCCGGCATACTCCCGGCGCCTACTGCGGCACACAGCGCGGCGGCACGGCAGCCGCTCTGGCGGCTTGCCACCACGTCGAGCGGCAGATTGCCTGCGTCGGCGTACATCTGCATCCAGACGTCGGACTGCGTCGGCCCACCGGTCATGCGCACCCGCTCAATGCGCGGGTTCAGCCGCACCATGCGCTGCTGATGGATCAGGTGCGAAAACACGATGCCCTGATAGATAGCCTGCACCACGTCTGCCATCTCATGATGGGCGCTCAGGCCGATCAACCCGCCCGGCGTGTTGCCGCCAAGGTTGGAACCGTACAGATAGGGCAGGAACAGCAGCTCGCTGGGCCGTTCGCAGCGCTCGGCCACCCCAGGCGTTGAACTGGGCGTAGCGTTGCCGGTCGTCGGCGCAAAACTGGCGCAGGAACCAGGCCAGATTGCCGGCCGAGGTCGGGCTACCCTCGTGCACAAAATAGCGGCCGTCGATGCAGTAACGCCCCCAGGCATAGGGATAGTCGGCGGGGATCAGTCGCTCGGTCACGCAGGTGGCGATCGACCAGGTGCCCGCCACCGCGCTGAGCGTGCGATCGTCGGCCACGCCGGAGCTGAGCGCCGCGCCCACCACGTCGAACAGGCCGCCGTATACCGCCGTGCCCGCCCGCAGGCCGCACTGCGCCGCCGCCCCGGCCGTCACTCGCCCGGCCAGTTGCGCCGAGCCAATCACCGGCGCGGTCTTTTCCGCCGCCTCTTCAATGCCAAAAGCCGCCATCAGCGTCGGATCGTAAGCCCCACTGTGCTGGTTAAACAGGTTGCTGCCGGAGATATTGGTTACCTCGGCCGCCGCCTCGCCGGTCAGGCGAAAGCGCAGATAGTCATGTGCCATCAAAATGCGATCGACGGCGGCGTACTGCGCCGGTTGATGCTGCTTCAGCCAGCGCAGCAGCAGCGCCGGGTGACTGGGCCACAGCGGCTGCAGGCTACGCGGGTAGGTCTGCGCATCTACCCCGGCGCGCTGCAAGGCTGCGACCGTTTCCGCCGCGCGGTTGTCCGAAGAGAGAATGCCGTTGCCGACCGGCTTGCCGTACCGGTCAATGGCATACAGCCCTTTGCCGTGCGCCGAAAAGCCGACGCCGCGCACCTGACCGGCATCCAGCGCCGCTGCATGCAGCGTCTGGCGGATCGCGGCGCAGACGTCATCCCACAGCGCCTCCATATTGCGTTCGCTGAAACCTGGCCGGGCGGCGATCGTCGCACCGTCGCGTTCGGCGATCGCCAGTTCTTCACCGTCAGCCCGGTACAACCCGGCCTTGATCACCGTGCCGCCGACGTCTATGCCAAGAAAAATGCCCATTGCGCCCCCTACTTGCGCCGCACGGAACTGAGATAGATGGCGGCCAGGATGATGCCGCCCTTCACCACGTTCTGGATATACGGCGACACGCTCATCAGATTGAGGCCGTTGTTCAGCACCCCGAGCATCATTGCCCCCACCAACGTGCCGACAATGGCGCCACGCCCGCCGGAGATTGCCGCCCCGCCGAGCACGACCGCTGCAATGGCGTCCAGTTCAAAGCCTTCACCGGCGTTGGGCTGCCCGCTCATCAGGCGTGAGGTCAGCACCAGCCCGGCCAGCGCGGCGGTCAGACCGCTTATCACGTACACCAGCATCTTGTAGCGCGGCACGCGGATGCCGCTCAGGCGCGCCGCCTCTTCGTTGCCGCCCATCGCGTAGATGTAACGGCCGAACGGCAGCTGGTTCAGCATCAGCCAGGCCAGCAGGTACACGCCGAGCATGATCAGAATTGGCACCTGGATACCCAGCACCGTGCCGCGGCCGAAGAAGGCGAAGACGTCGGGCAGGCCGGAGATCGGGTAGCCGCCGGTGTACAGCAGCGCCAGACCGCGGGCGATCCCCATCGATGCCAGAGTGACGATGATCGGCGGCATGCGCAGATAGGCGATGCAAGCGCCGTTGGCCAGACCGAATAGCGCCCCGACCGCCAATGCCGCCACCATCGCCAACGGGATGGGGATCGCCGCCAGCATCAGCCCGGCGGCGACGGAGCCGGCCAGCGCCATCACCGGCCCGACCGAGAGATCGATACCGCCGGTGAGGATGGCGCAGGTCATGCCCACCGCGATGATGGCGTTGATTGACACCTGGCGCGCCACATTGGTCAGGTTGTTGACGCTGAGGAAGCTGTCGTTCAGCACGCTCATCAGCGCAAACAGGATCACGAAGCCGATAAACGGCAACACCGCCGGATGGTGTAGCAGTTTATCCCAGCGCTTGCCGAGGCTGGGGGCAGCGGCGCGGCGCGCCACGGCGGGTTGTTCAATTCCGATCATAATGCACTCCCGGTAGCGTGAAGCATGATGTGGTTGGATTCGATGTCGTCGCCGGTCAGCTCGGCAACGATGTGGCCGCCGCGAAACACCAGCACGCGGTCGCACACGCCGATGATCTCCGGCAGCTCGGAGGAAATCATGATGATGGAGATACCCTGCAGGGTCAGTTGCTGCATCAGCTGGTAGATCTCGGCCTTGGCGCCCACGTCGATACCGCGCGTCGGTTCGTCGAAGATCAAGATGTTGCAGTCGTTGTTGAGCCAGCGGGCGATCACCACTTTCTGCTGGTTACCGCCGCTCAGGGTACTGACGGCGGTATCCGCGCCCGGGGTTTTTACCCCGACCGCGTGGATCAACCGCTGCACCACGTCGCGATCCTTGCTGGCGCTGACGAAGATCTTGCCGCGCCGATGATGCCGGTTGAGGGTGATGTTCTGCGCCACCGAGAACGGCAGCACCAGGCCTTCGGTTTTGCGACTCTCCGGCAGCAGACCGATGCCCTGCGCCAGCGCCTGCGCCGGCGAATTCAGCGCCGCCGGCCGACCGCCGAGACTCACGCATTTGCGGTGGCAGCGACTGGCGCCGATCAGCGCCGACACGGTCTCGGTGCGTCCGGAGCCCACCAGTCCGGCAAAGCCGAGGATCTCGCCCTTATGCAGCCGAAATCGGTCCGTTGGGCCGTGCTTTTCGCGCTGGATCTCCGCCTCCAGCAACAGCGTCGAGGTGTCCACCGGGTGCTGTTTCAGCGGGAAGGCGTTTTCGATCTTGCGCCCGACCATCAGCCGTACCAGCTCTTCCACGTTGGTGTCGCCGGTGGCCAGCGTCTCGATATAGCTGCCGTCGCGCAGCACGGTGATGCGATCGCAAATGGTGAAGATCTCATCCAGGTGGTGCGAGATAAACACCATGCCAACGCCCAGCAGCCGCAGATCGTTCATCACGCTAAACAGATGCTCGGCCTCGCCCGGGGTCAGCGTGGCGGTCGGCTCGTCCAGTACCAGCACGCGCGCCTCCAGCGACAGCGCCTTGGCGATCTCCACGAACTGTTGCTGCGCCACGCTCAACTGCTCCACCGGACAGTCGAGATCGATTTCCACCGTCAAGCGTTTGAAGATAGCTTCGGCCTTGCGCCGCATCGCGCGTCGATCCAACAGGCCCCAACGATTTCTGATCTCCCGGTTGAGAAAGATGTTGTCGATGGCGCTCATGTAGGGAATCAACGAGAATTCCTGAAAAATAATGCCGACACCGGCCTCGATCGCCTGGCGATAGTTGCTAAA encodes:
- a CDS encoding NupC/NupG family nucleoside CNT transporter, with protein sequence MSLVGMAALIAIAVLLSSNRRAINLRTVAWAFVLQIAIGALVLYVPVGRAVLGGMSAGVANVIAYGNQGISFIFGGLVSDKMFEVFGGGGFVFALRVLPVIVFFSSLIAVLYYLGIMQLVIRVLGGGLQKLLGTSRTESLSATANIFVGQTEAPLVVRPYIATMTQSELFTVMCGGLASVAGSVLAGYAQMGVPLEYLIAASFMAAPGGLLFAKLMVPETEKTHDKDDAMKLIAEDDRPANVIDAAASGAASGMQLALNVGAMLLAFIALIALLNGILGGIGGWFDYPQLSLELILGWIFSPIAFLIGVPWHEAMTAGSFIGQKIIVNEFVAYMNFGAYLRPDDVVAAEGLQVLSAHTKAIISFALCGFANLSSVAILLGGLGSMAPNRRHDIARFGLKAVAAGTLSNLMSATIAGFFLAL
- a CDS encoding bifunctional metallophosphatase/5'-nucleotidase, giving the protein MGLFLASGSVLSADITIYHTNDLHANVLPFKAPYVSKDKKVGGFANIASIVKQAKAKDDGVFLFDAGDFFTGPYISTLTQGEAIIDIMNQMSFDAVSIGNHEFDHGVPNMIEQLSKATFPVLLGNLFYENSDKPVWDKPWVILEKAGIKVGVIGLHGKFAFYDTVNKNMRAGVEMRDEVEYLNKYLGQIRDKVDVTVLLIHEGVPARQSSFGSADVTRLLSKDIELAKQVQGLDVLITGHAHVGTPEPIKVNNTLIVSTDAYGIDLGKLVLNIDDKTKKIAGYQGKLINIYDGDVEPDPATAAKVALWTDKLKQITQQKIGSASAELTRSYGESSAAGNMVGDAFLAAEPRAQLAFVNSGGLRSELAQGEIKLGDIITMFPFPDDLSYMEINGKQLRWLMNHAANLTNGILQVSKGIEMEYDSRKPLNQRIVSLTVQGQPLKDDAWYPIVVNSFLATGGDGFSAFTEGRNIRTLPGSGATAAVVDYIKSQPEIVPDEHKRIKDQAL
- a CDS encoding LacI family DNA-binding transcriptional regulator gives rise to the protein MSKANPNATIVDIARRARVTNITVSRAFNKPELVKPETRERIHAIAKELNYVPNAFAQGLKSSSSQIIGIVTSSMYNPFYSGLIKTVSRIARQQGYQIMLFDTDGSEEAEMRAIQALFGYKARGILLSAVRDDKHYRPAYLELAEVYGIPLILLDRDLYDQQLSGVFLDNREIGILAGRYLAEQPEKKLLIIGGPADSEITLTRTAGIVAALKGRGRELHIINGDYDFMSQESEVRTYLAQPENRPDYIIGLNGIITLGAIAICHEMGLYQQVKFFSIDEPPRAGAYGLHIPGVYHDTQKLGEIAAELLFSAINSPRGELPVRREFFTGSLLNR
- a CDS encoding L-ribulose-5-phosphate 3-epimerase; amino-acid sequence: MQTTNVACLGLYEKALPANLSWPQRLAIAAELGFDFVEMSIDEQPARQQRLDWDRSQRLAFIQARLDSGVTVPSLCLSAHRRDPFGSADVATRERARVLLIKALDLAVDLGIRNIQLAGYDVYYEPADRHSRARFIEGMQWAVAQAGRAQVMLSVEVMDTPFINSISKWRDIARHVNSPWFTVYPDLGNLSAWGNDIAAELALDIGSITAIHLKDTIAVGPGSAGQFRDVPFGEGCVDFAHAFSVLNTLGYRGPYLLEMWAREDGQDKQRIAQAKAWIEQQMISGGIAC
- a CDS encoding ABC transporter permease gives rise to the protein MIGIEQPAVARRAAAPSLGKRWDKLLHHPAVLPFIGFVILFALMSVLNDSFLSVNNLTNVARQVSINAIIAVGMTCAILTGGIDLSVGPVMALAGSVAAGLMLAAIPIPLAMVAALAVGALFGLANGACIAYLRMPPIIVTLASMGIARGLALLYTGGYPISGLPDVFAFFGRGTVLGIQVPILIMLGVYLLAWLMLNQLPFGRYIYAMGGNEEAARLSGIRVPRYKMLVYVISGLTAALAGLVLTSRLMSGQPNAGEGFELDAIAAVVLGGAAISGGRGAIVGTLVGAMMLGVLNNGLNLMSVSPYIQNVVKGGIILAAIYLSSVRRK
- a CDS encoding sugar ABC transporter ATP-binding protein, whose translation is MTALLELKRIKKSFPGVKALDGIDLAIQRGEVHALLGENGAGKSTLVKIMCGIYQPDEGDIFIDGEQCRFSNYRQAIEAGVGIIFQEFSLIPYMSAIDNIFLNREIRNRWGLLDRRAMRRKAEAIFKRLTVEIDLDCPVEQLSVAQQQFVEIAKALSLEARVLVLDEPTATLTPGEAEHLFSVMNDLRLLGVGMVFISHHLDEIFTICDRITVLRDGSYIETLATGDTNVEELVRLMVGRKIENAFPLKQHPVDTSTLLLEAEIQREKHGPTDRFRLHKGEILGFAGLVGSGRTETVSALIGASRCHRKCVSLGGRPAALNSPAQALAQGIGLLPESRKTEGLVLPFSVAQNITLNRHHRRGKIFVSASKDRDVVQRLIHAVGVKTPGADTAVSTLSGGNQQKVVIARWLNNDCNILIFDEPTRGIDVGAKAEIYQLMQQLTLQGISIIMISSELPEIIGVCDRVLVFRGGHIVAELTGDDIESNHIMLHATGSAL